One Sporosarcina sp. FSL W8-0480 genomic window, AACTTTGCATCCGTTTACTCTGATCGGATTGTTGCCTTAAAGAATGGCAGGGTTGTCCGTGATGGTCCGACAGAAGAAATCATCAATTCGGATGCGTTGAAGGAAATTTATGATATGGATATACCTATTAAAAAGATGAATAACTGTAATATATGCGTCTATTTTAATTCATAAAAAAAAAGGATGGTATTCAATGAAAAAGTTAACAATGACACTTCTGTTTGCTTCCCTCATGATTATTCTTGCAGCGTGTGGAGCAAAAGATAACGATGAAGCTAAGACATCCGGTTCGGACGCTAACAACGTAAGCGAAACCGTTTCTGTTAAACACGAACTTAGTGACAAACCTGTGGAAGTTACGAAAAACCCTGAAAAAGTTGTCGTATTCGACTTTGGTACACTTGATACATTGGATGATTTAGGCATAGAGGTTGCGGGATTGCCAAGGGCGAACGTACCGGGATACCTTTCAAAATATGATGACGACAAATACGTTAACGTCGGAAGCTTAAAAGAGCCTGATTTCGAAGCAATTCATTCTATGAAACCAGATCTAATCATTATTTCTACGCGCCAAGCAGAACTTTACGAACAATTTGCAGAAATTGCCCCAACAATTTACGTTGGAATTGACTATGCGCATTACATGGATTCATTCAAGCATAATGCTGAACTTATCGGTGAAATCTTCGGTAAAGAAGAGGAAGTTCAAAAAGAACTTTCCGACATAGATGATAAAATTGCGACAATTAAAGAGAAAACATCAGCGATTGATACAAAAGCGCTTATCGTTCTTGCAAGTGAAGGAAAAGTAAGTGCTTATGGTCCAAACTCCCGTTTCGGTCTTATACATGATGTATTGGGCTATAAAGCGGTAGATGAAAAAATTGAAGTATCAACACACGGCCAAAACATCACATTCGAATACATTTTCGAAAAAAATCCGGATGTCCTATTCGTCATTGACCGCGACGCTGCAATCGGCAATGGTGCAAGTGCAAAGGATTCCATAGAAAATGAACTTGTTAAGAAAACGGATGCTTATAAAAATGGTAAAATCGTTTACTTGAACGGAGAGTACTGGTACTTGTCTGGTGGCGGTCTACTCTCTATGAAAGAAATGATTAAGGAAGTCGAAGTTTCATTATAATTAAATTCAAGGGTTTGCTCATAATAAGTGAGCAACCCTTTTTTATTTGTTGCAAAGCTAAAATAAGTTCTTGTAATTACAGCCATCAATGAATATAATGACAAGTGTCAAGACACTCTATTACTCTACAGGGAAAGGCAGACAAATTGTGAAAACAACAAAAAATGAAATTTCTCGCAATAAATTACTTGTTATCTCCGGTACCGGCTGGATGTTCGATGCAATGGATGTTGGAATCTTATCATTCGTTATCGCGGCCATCGCGGTTGATTGGCATCTATCCCCGGCTGAAATGGGTTGGATTGGAAGTGTGAATTCAATCGGTATGGCAATTGGGGCATTTGGATTCGGCCTGTTGGCGGATCGAATCGGAAGGAAGAACGTCTTCATGATAACGCTTGTACTCTTTTCATTGGCAAGCGGATTATCGGCACTGACAACAACGTTGGCCTTATTCCTTATTTTGCGATTCTTCGTAGGAGCAGGGTTAGGTGGGGAGTTACCTGTTGCTTCAACACTCGTCTCGGAGAGTGTTTCCGCGAAAGAGCGTGGCCGGGTTGTTGTGTTATTAGAAAGCTTCTGGGCAGCTGGATGGCTTGTGGCGGCGTTAATAGCATATTTTATCATTCCCGAGTACGGTTGGCGTATAGCCCTAATCCTAACTGCACTTCCGGCATTCTATGCACTCTATTTAAGACGAAATTTGCCAGACTCTCCGAAATTCGAAAGGGAGGGTAAACCGAAGCAATCATTTGGTACAAAGATGAAACTCATCTGGTCGAAAGAATATGCACGCAAGACGACAATGCTTTGGATTGTATGGTTCACGGTCGTGTTCTCTTATTACGGTATGTTCCTATGGCTGCCAAGTGTAATGGTCATGAAAGGGTTCGATATGATCCACAGTTTTAAATACGTTCTTATAATGACATTGGCACAGTTGCCGGGCTATTTCACCGCTGCATGGCTTATCGAGAGGGCAGGACGTAAATTTGTTCTATCAACATATTTAATTGGAACAGCTGTGAGCGCACTTCTATTCGGTAATGCAGAGGGACTAACAATGCTTCTTGTATTCGGTGCGTTCCTTTCATTCTTCAACTTAGGCGCATGGGGAGCACTCTACGCCTATTCTCCAGAACAATATCCGACTGCGGTACGGGCTACAGGATCGGGCACGGCGGCGGCAGTTGGTCGAATCGGTGGGATTTTTGGACCGTTGTTAGTCGGCTGGCTTTTAACAGCGGGTTACGGGTTCGGTATAATCTTCGGCATCTTCTGTGGTGCGATTATTATAGGCGTACTCGCCGTAATCATATTAGGAACTGAAACCAAACAATTGGAATTGGAATAAACTCGGATCGACGCCATTCATAATCGGCGTCGGTCTTTTTTGTAATAGCGGTATGGAACTGTGCTCAAGAAAGTGTCCTTTGTGCTTAAGGGCGCCACCCGCGCTCAAGATTTGCATTTTGTGCTCAAGAAGTTCCACCCGCGCTCAAGATTTGTATTTAGCGCTCAACATCCGCACTGCGCGCTCAAGACTTGTATTTAGCGCTCAACATCTGCACTTCGCGCTCAAGATTTGTATTTAGCGCTCAAGAAGTTCCACCCGCGCTCAAGAAACCGAATCCGTGCTCAAGAATCTGCCCCCGCGCTCAAGAAACCGAATCCGCGCTCAAGAATTTTCCTCCGCGCTCAAGAAATCGAATTAGCGCTCAAGAATCTACCCGCGCGCTCAAGATTTGTATTTAGCGCTCAACATCCGCACTTCGCGCTCAAGATCTGTATTTAGCGCTCAACATCTGCACTTCGCGCTCAAGATCTGTATTTAGCGCTCAACATCCGCACTTCGCGCTCAAGATTTATATTTAGCGCTCAACATCCGCACTTCTGTGCTCAACACCCACCTCCCTCCCTCTTCCTTATATATTCCAACAAACTGAAACTTCTGTTCATGACAATACGTATTTAACATATAGAGAAAAGGGGGATGTTGAAATGTCAGTCAAAGAATTTACGGTGAAAATCTCTCCGACAGAAGCGGCAAACACAATTGAATCCGAAATCCTACGTGGCAGCATAAGCGGGACATTGGTCGATCATTATGTGAGGACAACTAATTCATCTGAAGTGCATGTTCTAATAATGGAGAAGTATTATATGCGGTCGAATAACCGGGCATCGGTCACGGCGACGATAGATAATTTTGAAGGAGTAACGCGTGTCCATGTTGTTGCTGCAGGTAGTTCGGAAGGTGTTTTCTTTCGATTCGATTGGGGCGCTGGAAATAGTTTTGCAACAAGTGTGGAACGGGCATTGAAAGAATACATCATTGGGGGATAATGAATAGGAAACTAAAATTGTACAACGCTGAAAGGGAGTGTGTCGATGTTTCGAATACCTGAATCGATAGCCGAACTTGGCAGGGAGAGGATTAAAGGATTTCCGGTGGAGGGGTTTGTCTACGGGGAGGGTCCACAGAAGCCGGAACTCATGCTGATTGGCGAAGCTCCAGGGGAATTCGAGGCCGTGGATGGAATCCCTTTCATCGGCAGGGCAGGCAAGGAATTGATGAAGTCGCTCGATTCGATCGGATTGACGCGTGATGATGTTTATATAACGAGTACTGTCCGAAGCCGGCCGTATAAATGGGGCGAAAAGCGTGAACGGGACGGCACGATGATACAGCGCAAGTATAATCGGCCACCGACAAGGAAAGAGATCTTGGCGCATGCCCCCGTGCTCGATTATGAACTAGCGAACATCGAGCCTAAATTGATTGTCGCACTGGGCAATTTTGGATTACAGAGATTGCTTGGCAAGGAAGCGAAAGTGACGGAGCTACACGGGCAGTTGTTAGAGAGGCCGATTCAATACCTTCCTGATCTGGATAGTACGACGTTTGAGTGGACGGATCGACTGTATCGAATTGTGCCGACATTCCATCCGGCGGCGGTCTTTTACCGGCCTTCGCATAGGCCGGACTTGGATGCGGATTGGTTGGCGATTGGTAAGATGCTGAAGAGAATTGGGGCTGGGGAAAGTGGAGTATAATCGGATTTTGGTCATCGGATGTAGTGGGGCGGGGAAATCGACGTTATCGGTCGAACTTGCGGAACGTCTAAGATTGCCCGTCCTACATTTGGATGCACTGTTTTGGAATGAAGGATGGGTGCCTACACCGAAACCGGAATTTAGAGAGAAATTGCAAACCGAATTGGAGAAGCCCGCATGGATTATCGATGGTAATTTTAACTCCACGATAGAGATGCGGGCCCGATATGCTGATTTAATCATCTTCCTCGACTTTCCGAACTATCTTTGCTTGGCACGGATTTTCAAACGGCGGTGGATGTATAGGGGGAAGACAAGGCCTGATATGGCGGAAGGCTGCGAGGAAAAGGTAGATTGGGATTTTGTGAAATTCATATGGACGTATCCGAAAAAGAAGCGGCCGGGAGTTTATGAAATGCTTGAGCGTAGCGCTGCGGAAGTGATTGTGTTGAAGTCGCCGCGTGAAGTGGAGAGTTGGATGGGAACGTTTGAAAGAGTGAGATAGTGAGATTTTTGTGAATGCACTGCGTTTATGCGTGTTTGTGTGAGTTTATGAGCTTTTCGCGGTATTTATGCGCATCTATCGAAGTTTATGAGCTATTTGGAGTTTTTATGAGTGTTTAGAACGTTTTATGCG contains:
- a CDS encoding siderophore ABC transporter substrate-binding protein, giving the protein MKKLTMTLLFASLMIILAACGAKDNDEAKTSGSDANNVSETVSVKHELSDKPVEVTKNPEKVVVFDFGTLDTLDDLGIEVAGLPRANVPGYLSKYDDDKYVNVGSLKEPDFEAIHSMKPDLIIISTRQAELYEQFAEIAPTIYVGIDYAHYMDSFKHNAELIGEIFGKEEEVQKELSDIDDKIATIKEKTSAIDTKALIVLASEGKVSAYGPNSRFGLIHDVLGYKAVDEKIEVSTHGQNITFEYIFEKNPDVLFVIDRDAAIGNGASAKDSIENELVKKTDAYKNGKIVYLNGEYWYLSGGGLLSMKEMIKEVEVSL
- a CDS encoding MFS transporter, with protein sequence MFDAMDVGILSFVIAAIAVDWHLSPAEMGWIGSVNSIGMAIGAFGFGLLADRIGRKNVFMITLVLFSLASGLSALTTTLALFLILRFFVGAGLGGELPVASTLVSESVSAKERGRVVVLLESFWAAGWLVAALIAYFIIPEYGWRIALILTALPAFYALYLRRNLPDSPKFEREGKPKQSFGTKMKLIWSKEYARKTTMLWIVWFTVVFSYYGMFLWLPSVMVMKGFDMIHSFKYVLIMTLAQLPGYFTAAWLIERAGRKFVLSTYLIGTAVSALLFGNAEGLTMLLVFGAFLSFFNLGAWGALYAYSPEQYPTAVRATGSGTAAAVGRIGGIFGPLLVGWLLTAGYGFGIIFGIFCGAIIIGVLAVIILGTETKQLELE
- a CDS encoding DUF6054 family protein, whose protein sequence is MSVKEFTVKISPTEAANTIESEILRGSISGTLVDHYVRTTNSSEVHVLIMEKYYMRSNNRASVTATIDNFEGVTRVHVVAAGSSEGVFFRFDWGAGNSFATSVERALKEYIIGG
- a CDS encoding uracil-DNA glycosylase gives rise to the protein MFRIPESIAELGRERIKGFPVEGFVYGEGPQKPELMLIGEAPGEFEAVDGIPFIGRAGKELMKSLDSIGLTRDDVYITSTVRSRPYKWGEKRERDGTMIQRKYNRPPTRKEILAHAPVLDYELANIEPKLIVALGNFGLQRLLGKEAKVTELHGQLLERPIQYLPDLDSTTFEWTDRLYRIVPTFHPAAVFYRPSHRPDLDADWLAIGKMLKRIGAGESGV
- a CDS encoding DNA topology modulation protein; the protein is MEYNRILVIGCSGAGKSTLSVELAERLRLPVLHLDALFWNEGWVPTPKPEFREKLQTELEKPAWIIDGNFNSTIEMRARYADLIIFLDFPNYLCLARIFKRRWMYRGKTRPDMAEGCEEKVDWDFVKFIWTYPKKKRPGVYEMLERSAAEVIVLKSPREVESWMGTFERVR